GAGTGCCTGCTGATAGGCCTCGCGCGACGCCTCGGCGGCGCGTGCCTGCGCGTCGCCGAAGGTGTAGATCGCCGAGCGATATTGCGAGCCGACATCGTTGCCCTGGCGCATGCCCTGGGTCGGGTCGTGACTTTCCCAGAACGTCTTCAGCAGCGCCTCGTAGGAGATCTTCGTCGGATCGAACACCACCAGTACCGCCTCGGTGTGGCCGGTGCGGCCGGAGCAGGTTTCCTCATAGGTCGGGTTCGGCGTGTGGCCGCCGGCATAGCCGACCGCGGTGGTGTAGACCCCGTCGCCGAGTTCCCAGAACTTGCGCTCCGCGCCCCAGAAACAGCCGAGACCGAACACCGCCTGCTGCAGCCCCTCGGGATAAGGCGGCTGAATGCGAGCGCCGTTGACGAAATGGCTGCGCGCGGTCGGGATCGGCGTGGCGCGGCCCGGCAGCGCTTCGCTGGCGCTCGGCATCGCGGCGGATTTGCGCGTGAAGAACATAGACACCTCCCGGCGCGCCGCGGCGGTCAAGCTCGCCCGGGCGCCCGTTTGCTGGATGATGCTGGCGGGCAGCCGAACGCTGCCGCCACCTTCTCTCGACTGAAATCTGGATATAGGATGCTACGCGCCAACCGACAGGGTTGTTACGCCGAACCAGGCGCAGCGGCCCTCAGCGGGCGTAGCCGATCAGCGGTTTGCGCCGCCGGAACAGCAGCAGCAACACCAGGCCGGCGACGCCGAGCACCGCGAAGGTCGGCTGCGCCAGCAGCAGCTTGACGACATGGGTCCAGACCCAGGGCGCGGCCTGCTCGATCCAGACCCGGAAGGTCTGCTGGCTGGACTGATGGACGTCGTTCCAAAATTCCCCGAGCCGGGTCCATTGCAAGGAGCTGTCGGCGACCGAGCGGGCGCCGTCATAGACCAGGAAGATGAATCCTCCGGTCAGCAGCAGCAAGCCGATCAGTCGAAAGAACCCGCGGATCATCGTCCACCCCGATGGAATTGACCGCCCCTATCGCGTTTTCGAGCGACGTGGAGACCGGTTCGCGTGACGAAAACGCGTCAAATCGACAATCAGGAGCTCCGGCTCTGATTCGATCAGAACCGGACAAGCTCCAGGGCCGCATCTACCGGGCGGGCGGGCAAAAGACAACCTCGCCAGCGACTTGTCCCGGCCCGCCGGGCGGCAGCGCGCCGCATCCGCCCGCCGACAGGGAGCCGGCCGGAACCGACATTGGGCCGCCACGGCCGTTGACGCTGGAAAGCTGTGGCTTTATAAGGCCGGCATTGGCGGTGGGGTCTCCCTGCCGCCGCTGTTCTTTGAAGCGGCGTCGCGTATTCGGCCCGCCGGCTCCAGGAACAAGCTTCAGAACATCCGGAACACACGGCGAGGCTCCGATCATTCGTGGCTCCGTCATCAGCCCGGCCCTCCGCAGCGGAGGCCGCCGCAGGATTTGAGAGAACATGGCCAATACGTCTTCGGCGAAGAAAGCGACTCGCAAGATTGCCCGGCGCACCGCGGTCAACAAGTCGCGCCGCACCCAGATGCGCGGTTCGGTTCGGACCGTCGAAGAAGCGATCGCCAGCGGCGACCGCGAGGCCGCGCTGAAGGCGATGGCGAATGCCGAGCCGGCGCTGATGCGCGCCGCCCAGCGCAACATCGTTCACAAGAACGCGGCGAGCCGGAAGGTGTCGCGCCTCGCGCATCGGATCGCGCAACTCGGGAAGTAATTCTCAAGTTCAGAACAGAATCAGATGCCCGGCTCAGCCGGGCATTTTTTTTGCCGGCACGACCGCTTGTTTTTACCCGGCACGGCCGGTTGCACACGCATCGCATCCTTTGCCGGCGCGGTTGCGCAGCATGCGATGACACGTGACGCGATGCGACGACATCGGGCCGAACGCCACGGCCGCCTGCTTCGCTCGGCGACGCGACGCGACGCGAAACAATCACCACGCATGTCGTGCAGCACGGTCAACGCAGCGCACGCGTTGCCGATGCTCGCCGTCGACAGCGCGAGCTCGCGCGATGCGGTACGCGCGAGACGCATTGCGCGCATTGTCAAGCGATCTGGACGTGTTTTAGAAAAGCCCTGCGGCACAACCGGAACTCGTTGCCCGACAACGATCGCACCGACACGCGCGACCGCGCCTCGGGAGTCTACGCAGTACCAACTTCGCGTCGGCTACCCTGTCGGAACGCTCACAAAAAAACCCGGCCAGCGAGACACTTATCGACAAAGCGGCAGCGAGCACTTGGAAAAGGCGGTCGCGCAGCGCTCAAAGGTAAAGGATTCATGAAAAA
The DNA window shown above is from Rhodopseudomonas palustris HaA2 and carries:
- the msrA gene encoding peptide-methionine (S)-S-oxide reductase MsrA; the encoded protein is MFFTRKSAAMPSASEALPGRATPIPTARSHFVNGARIQPPYPEGLQQAVFGLGCFWGAERKFWELGDGVYTTAVGYAGGHTPNPTYEETCSGRTGHTEAVLVVFDPTKISYEALLKTFWESHDPTQGMRQGNDVGSQYRSAIYTFGDAQARAAEASREAYQQALGARRFGPITTEIAPAGAFYFAEDYHQQYLAKNPGGYCGLGGTGVSCPVGIGVTA
- the rpsT gene encoding 30S ribosomal protein S20 — encoded protein: MANTSSAKKATRKIARRTAVNKSRRTQMRGSVRTVEEAIASGDREAALKAMANAEPALMRAAQRNIVHKNAASRKVSRLAHRIAQLGK